A region from the Arachis ipaensis cultivar K30076 chromosome B01, Araip1.1, whole genome shotgun sequence genome encodes:
- the LOC110269000 gene encoding uncharacterized protein LOC110269000 — translation MRASGGGSLCCVTAVLPSAPNRHAIAAAGLTPPLLPKPSSSQNTHIKEEERISTAARVVGESCAAIRVTVLPPLKLVGEGAIVRRSYCCSCSILFFSAPASGFTIARVSAAMGIAVGVVGNQRWSYPKILLLLLYYFILLLLLLELWVMPLPFRLCWNDYCCHELGIEKIVTLNNTIATSR, via the exons ATGAGAGCTAGTGGAGGAGGGAGCCTCTGCTGCGTCACCGCCGTGCTTCCATCAGCGCCGAACCGCCATGCCATCGCTGCTGCTGGGTTGACACCGCCCCTGTTGCCCAAGCCGTCATCATCGCAGAACACACACATAAAAGAGGAAGAAAGGATCTCCACCGCTGCCAGGGTCGTTGGTGAGTCTTGTGCCGCCATCAGGGTCACTGTTCTGCCACCATTGAAGCTCGTCGGAGAAGGAGCTATTGTCAGAAGAAGCTACTGCTGCTCTTGCTCTATATTGTTCTTTTCTGCCCCTGCTTCTGGTTTCACAATTGCCAGAGTCTCTGCCGCCATGGGTATTGCCGTTGGAGTTGTTGGGAACCAACGATGGAGCTACCCGAAAATCCTATTGTTGCTGCTTTATTATTTCATT TTGCTGTTGCTACTACTAGAGTTGTGGGTGATGCCGCTGCCATTCCGGTTGTGTTGGAATGACTACTGTTGCCACGAATTGGGGATAGAGAAAATTGTTACGTTAAATAATACgattgcgacatcgaggtag